From a region of the Triticum aestivum cultivar Chinese Spring chromosome 7D, IWGSC CS RefSeq v2.1, whole genome shotgun sequence genome:
- the LOC123165122 gene encoding uncharacterized protein isoform X6 produces the protein MAKKGAGGEESVVVPAQTEQAKQGPPRKRNPCPGIRCVGGRIYDPENGKTCHQCRQKTMDFAVACTQPRKKGLCPIHFCHKCLFNRYGENAEDMTKEAGWTCPKCRGICNCSFCRKKKGETPTGILAHAAKASGHSSVHDLLIKGSDMVVAAQTLSSLPKKIKKEHKEGNIKKVPGTGDATDGLLTEGDENTNTDLNAFPSVPTNKELKKIKKEHKKGNIKRALGTDDGTDGLLAQGDDNTGTDLNALLPVPISKKLKKGNHRVNDMTADEKCPVEIKGELHIRNESTDVPGTKIELPIGTPVTDIAGAELEVDDVGSALQFHEFCRTFAEVLKIRKGQPEKVLQVITGGGRIGREVPSVVADLHISLLSVIQEDREENPSDYSRNGDAWIIDTGKYISESTVISKELPVDCLSQGVLGYKKLSPSLKLHVLNFLCDEALSTATLKNWVLKQHESATERKVAAREKFRAVKEKEKELKEKLTIKMAKPRFLRNGAEINSLVSQIKEAYEDKKAVIDEEKLGGLVRKKPVRIDEGVAYWKLDGYCDKTAIMRQEFDATENTDKWFMFTEEEEKVIKGHVAPRPQLKRKNKTHTLAGHNALPISSSMKTQTPVSAV, from the exons ATGGCCAAGAAAGGCGCCGGCGGTGAGGAGAGTGTGGTCGTGCCGGCGCAGACGGAGCAGGCCAAGCAAGGCCCTCCCCGAAAGCGCAACCCGTGCCCCGGAATCCGCTGCGTCGGCGGCCGGATCTATGACCCGGAGAACGGGAAGACCTGCCACCAG TGTCGTCAGAAGACGATGGACTTTGCTGTGGCTTGCACGCAGCCCCGGAAGAAGGGGCTCTGTCCAATCCACTTCTGCCACAAGTGCTTGTTCAACAG GTATGGCGAGAACGCCGAGGATATGACCAAGGAGGCGGGCTGGACCTGCCCCAAATGCAGGGGCATCTGCAACTGCAGCTTCTGCAG gaagaagaaaggggagACGCCTACAGGAATACTGGCCCATGCTGCCAAGGCGTCAGGGCACTCGTCCGTCCATGATTTGCTGATAAAGGGCTCCGACATGGTGGTTGCTGCACAGACGCTGTCCTCGCTCCCTAAGAAGATCAAGAAG GAACACAAGGAGGGCAACATAAAGAAGGTGCCAGGGACAGGCGATGCTACTGATGGATTGTTGACTGAAGGGGATGAGAATACAAACACTGATCTCAATGCATTTCCTTCAGTTCCTACCAACAAGGagctgaagaagatcaagaag GAACACAAGAAGGGCAACATAAAGAGGGCCCTAGGGACAGATGATGGTACTGATGGATTGTTGGCTCAAGGGGATGACAATACAGGGACTGATCTCAATGCACTTCTTCCAGTTCCCATCAGCAAGAAGCTGAAAAAGGGCAACCACAGGGTAAATGACATGACTGCTGATGAAAAGTGCCCTGTTGAAATTAAGGGCGAACTTCACATTAGGAATGAGAGCACTGATGTCCCAGGGACCAAAATTGAGCTACCCATAGGTACTCCAGTCACTGACATTGCAGGGGCTGAGCTGGAGGTTGATGATGTTGGGTCTGCACTTCAGTTTCATGAATTCTGCCGCACATTTGCAGAG GTTCTTAAAATAAGAAAGGGACAGCCAGAAAAAGTTCTTCAAGTCATCACTGGAGGAGGCCGTATCGGGCGAGAGGTGCCTTCAGTTGTTGCTGACCTTCACATTAGTTTGTTATCTGTCatccaagaagacagagaagagaA CCCTTCGGACTATTCAAGGAATGGTGATGCTTGGATAATTGATACTGGCAAATATATTAGTGAATCCACAGTTATCTCGAAGGAACTGCCTGTTGATTGTTTAAGTCAAGGGGTATTAGGATATAAAAAATTGAGCCCTTCTTTAAAGCTGCATGTGCTGAATTTTCTGTGTGATGAGGCCCTTTCTACTGC AACATTAAAGAACTGGGTTCTCAAACAGCATGAAAGTGCAACTGAGAGAAAGGTTGCTGCAAGGGAAAAATTCCGTGCTGTCAAGGAAAAG GAAAAGGAGCTTAAAGAAAAACTAACTATTAAGATGGCTAAACCAAGGTTTTTGAGAAATGGAGCAGAAATTAATAGTCTCGTTTCTCAAATTAAGGAGGCATATGAAGACAAGAAGGCAGTAATAGATG AGGAGAAGCTGGGAGGTCTAGTTAGGAAAAAGCCTGTCAGGATAGATGAAGGGGTTGCGTACTGGAAGCTGGATGGTTATTGTGATAAGACAGCAATAATGCGCCAAG AGTTTGACGCAACAGAGAACACTGACAAGTGGTTTATGTTCACCGAGGAAGAAGAAAAAGTAATCAAAGGTCATGTAGCCCCAAG GCCCCAGTTGAAGCGCAAAAACAAAACACATACCTTGGCTGGGCACAATGCTCTACCGATCTCAAGCTCCATGAAAACTCAGACTCCTGTTTCAGCTGTTTGA